The following proteins are encoded in a genomic region of Glycine max cultivar Williams 82 chromosome 18, Glycine_max_v4.0, whole genome shotgun sequence:
- the LOC100790186 gene encoding BTB/POZ domain-containing protein At1g55760, whose product MSDSAYRVETTPRLAQWRIENLASCTYRKSDPFKIGNWNWHLSVEKNRVLFVKLFPEISNLTRDNPPIASFIVRVVSSVGDRKAITHPEIKDKVLKNNEDFVWAIEVPLTGKFIIDVEFLDLKTASPNGGEPCSIWAEGFTQQRSNAKAIESLGRMLTEGIHTDITINASDGSIGAHRAVLAARSPVFRSMFSHNLQEKELSTINISDMSLESCQAFLNYLYGIIKHEEFLTHRLALLHAADKYDISDLKDVCHESLLEDIDTKNVLDRLQNASLYQLMKLKMSCIRYLVKFGKIYEIRDDFNTFLQNADRDLIAEVFHEVLDAWKGF is encoded by the exons ATGAGCGATTCTGCATACAGAGTCGAAACCACGCCGCGCCTTGCTCAATGGAGAATCGAAAACTTGGCTTCTTGCACTTACCGAAAATCCGATCCTTTCAAGATCGGAAACTGGAATTG GCATTTGTCGGTGGAGAAAAACAGGGTTTTGTTTGTTAAATTGTTCCCAGAAATATCCAATCTTACGAGAGACAACCCCCCAATTGCATCTTTCATCGTTCGGGTGGTTAGTTCTGTTGGAGATCGCAAGGCCATCACACATCCAG AAATAAAGGACAAAGTGTTAAAGAACAACGAGGATTTTGTTTGGGCAATTGAGGTTCCACTAACTGGAAAATTCATTATTGACGTAGAGTTTCTTGATTTGAAGACTGCATCCCCAAAC GGAGGAGAACCTTGTTCCATTTGGGCAGAAGGATTTACTCAGCAAAGATCAAATGCAAAAGCCATAGAGTCTCTTGGTAGAATGCTAACAGAAGGCATCCACACGGACATCACCATCAATGCTTCTGATGGAAGTATTGGAGCTCATAGAGCTGTTCTTGCTGCCAGATCACCCGTCTTCCGCAGCATGTTCTCACATAATCTTCAGGAGAAAGAATTGTCAACCATAAACATCTCAGACATGTCACTTGAATCATGCCAGGCTTTTCTCAATTATCTTTATGGGATCATCAAACATGAAGAGTTTCTGACTCATAGGCTGGCCCTTCTGCACGCGGCCGACAAGTATGACATATCTGATTTGAAAGATGTATGCCATGAGAGTCTTCTAGAAGATATTGATACAAAGAATGTACTTGATAGGCTCCAAAATGCATCTCTATATCAGTTGATGAAACTGAAGATGAGTTGCATCCGATATCTTGTGAAGTTtggtaaaatatatgaaattcgTGATGATTTCAATACCTTCCTGCAAAATGCAGATAGGGATCTGATTGCTGAGGTCTTCCATGAAGTTCTTGATGCTTGGAAAGGATTCTGA